Proteins encoded by one window of Synechococcales cyanobacterium T60_A2020_003:
- a CDS encoding RrF2 family transcriptional regulator — protein sequence MKLTTRGHYSVKALLDLALQPGYGPAPVRAIAERQDLPAPYLEKLLIELRRSGLVHSIRGAHGGYQLARSPAQISLAQVLEAVGETIDPLPRIEPDTEQAEDWVTFTLWNRLHQKLKESLYSISLEDLYYDARSWQAAQGEETSFMV from the coding sequence ATGAAGTTAACAACTCGTGGCCATTACAGCGTTAAGGCATTGCTGGATTTAGCGTTACAGCCCGGCTATGGACCAGCCCCTGTCCGGGCGATCGCCGAACGCCAAGACTTACCCGCACCCTATCTCGAAAAGTTGCTCATTGAATTGAGGCGTTCTGGCCTGGTGCATTCGATCCGGGGAGCCCATGGGGGGTATCAACTGGCGCGATCGCCCGCCCAGATTTCCCTAGCCCAAGTATTGGAAGCTGTTGGAGAAACCATAGATCCTCTACCTCGAATTGAACCAGACACGGAACAAGCCGAGGATTGGGTTACGTTTACCCTCTGGAATCGCCTGCATCAAAAGCTTAAGGAATCGCTCTACAGTATTTCCTTAGAAGATTTATACTACGATGCCCGCAGTTGGCAAGCGGCCCAAGGCGAAGAAACAAGTTTTATGGTTTAA
- a CDS encoding AbrB family transcriptional regulator, with protein MSKKKKSEPLTGKALLAKVKELDNLGKEDKAKECGYYTVTKNGVQRVNMMKFLNALIDAEGIELDGKQGSNGRGGRSASYRISVQSNGNLLIGAAYTRQMDLKPGDEFEISLGRKHIHLKQVDVDDEDE; from the coding sequence ATGAGTAAGAAGAAAAAGTCTGAACCCCTAACTGGAAAAGCGCTCTTAGCGAAGGTCAAAGAATTAGATAACCTTGGTAAAGAGGATAAAGCGAAAGAGTGCGGCTACTACACGGTCACCAAAAATGGTGTACAGCGTGTGAATATGATGAAATTTCTGAATGCATTGATTGATGCTGAGGGAATTGAGCTTGATGGTAAGCAAGGCAGCAATGGCCGTGGAGGCCGTAGTGCCAGCTACCGAATTAGCGTCCAGTCAAACGGCAACCTTTTAATTGGCGCTGCGTATACGCGCCAAATGGATTTAAAACCGGGCGACGAGTTTGAGATTTCTTTGGGGCGAAAGCACATTCATCTCAAGCAGGTTGATGTAGATGATGAAGATGAATAA